One Anas platyrhynchos isolate ZD024472 breed Pekin duck chromosome 35, IASCAAS_PekinDuck_T2T, whole genome shotgun sequence genomic region harbors:
- the LOC140000926 gene encoding uncharacterized protein — MISTEHITLMQTSEPGEKLRQTSSLKCDTECSSKKLSSSAIAERCQGRKDKTKNTEKEHYQSKREHAPSEEKESQKAGPSSKRRCSQSVEVVHQKRHKQEHWEGSRCRSFPGERNSPENGRRAVKYSKSRSGSGGRSEQGSNRYYRSKGERSWSRERYYRDEARRWERCSYYNDYYSPHATGDSRERKFSHGDAAFDKWTATYYGRSHKHYHYKSGWPHGSLLRDEDGRRFSTPRADLHRCSVSQQHSGRHSRERHALPPVSAHLENCCQKNETEGNRKRKSTRAEGSESEIERKDRKIEKELLGGEKNAKISQVLEEKEV; from the exons ATGATCAGCACTGAGCATATCACTCTGATGCAG acttctgagcctggtgagaaattgcggcaaacttcctctctcaagtgtgacactgaatgtagctctaaaaagctttcctcctcagctattgcagagagatgccaaggtagaaaggacaagactaaaaacactgagaaagagcattaccaaagcaagagggaacatgctcctagtgaagagaaggagagtcaaaaagcaggtccttccagcaagaggaggtgttCTCAGAGCGTGGAAGTTGTTCATCAAAAGcgtcacaagcaggagcactgggagggaagcaggtgcagatctttccctggtgaaagaaacagccctgagaatggcagaagagcagtcaaatattcaaagtccagatctggcagcggaggaagatcagaacaaggtagcaatagatattaccgatccaaaggggaaagaagttggagcagagaaagatactatcGAGATGAAGCACGGAGGTGGGAAAGATGTAGCTATTACAATGATTACTATTCACCTCATGCGACAGGAGACAGTAGAGAGCGAAAGTTCTCTCACGGCgatgcagcctttgacaaatggactgcaacttactacggcaggtcacataagcattatcattacaaaagtggatggcctcacggttccctcttgagagatgaagatggacgtcgctttagcacaccccgagcagacttgcatcgttgctcggtatctcagcaacattctggaagacattctcgtgaaagacatgcgcttccacctgtgtcagctcatttggagaactgttgccagaaaaatgaaacagaaggaaacagaaaaagaaaatctacccgtgcagaaggtagtgaaagtgaaatagaaaggaaagacagaaagatagaaaaggagcttttaggtggtgaaaaaaatgcaaaaatatcacaagttctagaagaaaaagaagtctaa
- the LOC140000950 gene encoding ubiquitin carboxyl-terminal hydrolase 42-like, producing the protein MSTMTVVKKPKSSKSKKPSSRRSGKSKKPSTKILMSRTTNWGQIPPAEGSSQVSVAQGRGGAIYCRSSEKSKAFAPRDLIVNDGIAPPQSILFPAEKICMDWRETQSVGVGLYNLGNTCFLNATLQCLTYTPPLANYMLSLEHGQSCREQDFCMMCTMETHINQALRCTVDAIEPTHVISNLSRIGQHFRFGSQEDAHEFLRYTVDAMQEACLNGSTELDRSSQATTIIHQIFGGFLRSRVKCLNCKAVSDTYEAFLDITLDIKAVSSVTRALELFVKPEELGGENCYKCSECNKMVPASKRFTIHRSSKVLTISLKRFADFTGGKINKEVKYPEYLDLRSYMSQSMGEPLLYALYAVLVHHGVSCHSGHYICYVKAGNGLWYQMNDAKVVRTDIKRVLGQQAYILFYIRRYDLTLGERAFYLPAPSYPCSFPPGQQGANSKQAGFMGPRLLPHMIKNSSRLNGNGSIKEDAKTTGVTLKRPSSAPPMACVQNQTITRPSITDPSRKQKITTSIHNKLPARRTVSQPDCLSSAAEDEDLYQAVPSSTITNSMPGAMPSVNREIITESLTASQLNSLSEETR; encoded by the exons ATGTCAACAATGACCGTAGTTAAGAAGCCCAAATCTTCAAAGTCTAAAAAGCCCTCTTCAAGGCGGTCTGGCAAATCCAAGAAACCAAGTACTAAAATACTGATGTCACGCACCACAAACTGGGGCCAGATACCGCCTGCAGAAGGTTCAAGCCAAGTCTCTGTGGCCCAAGGACGTGGAGGTGCTATTTACTGtagatcatctgaaaaatctaaggCTTTTGCCCCAAGAGATCTAA tcgttaatgatggaattgctccaccacagagcattctttttccagctgagaagatttgtatggattggcgagaaacacaaagtgttggAGTTGGCCTGTACAATCTTGGCAacacatgttttcttaatgctactCTACAGTGTTTGACCTACACACCCCCACTTGCCAATTACATGCTTTCTCTCGAGCACGGCCAGTCAT gtCGTGAACAAGATTTTTGCATGATGTGCACAATGGAGACTCACATTAACCAGGCCCTGCGTTGCACTGTTGATGCCATCGAGCCTACGCATGTTATCAGTAATCTCAGTC gaaTAGGACAACATTTCCGTTTTGGCAGTCAAGAAGACGCACACGAGTTCTTGCGCTATACTGTTGATGCTATGCAGGAAGCGTGCTTGAATGGAAGCACCGA attggacagatcttctcaagctaccaccatcattcatcaaatatttggaggatttctaagatcgagag tgaagtgcttgaattgcaaagcagtttcgGATACGTATGAGGCATTTCTTGATATCACTTTGGATATAAAg GCGGTTTCATCTGTTACCAGAGCTCTGGAACTCTTTGTGAAACCTGAAGAGCTGGGTGGAGAGAATTGCTATAAATGTAGCGA gtgtAATAAGATGGTTCCTGCATCCAAGAGATTTACCATACACCGTTCTTCCAAGGTTCTcacaatatcactgaaaagatttgcagatttcacaGGTGGAAAGATCAACAAG GAGGTGAAATATCCAGAGTATTTGGACCTGAGATCCTACATGTCACAGTCAATGGGAGAACCACTGCTCTATGCCTTATACGCGGTGCTGGTACATCACGGTGTCAGCTGTCACTCAGGACACTATATATGCTATGTAAAG GCTGGTAATGGACTTTGGTATCAGATGAATGATGCTAAAGTAGTCCGTACTGACATTAAGAGAGTTCTTGGTCAGCAAgcttacatacttttttatatcag gcGCTATGATTTGACACTTGGAGAACGTGCGTTTTACTTGCCAGCACCATCTTATCCCTGTTCATTCCCTCCTGGTCAGCAGGGGGCTAATAGTAAGCAGGCTGGATTTATGGGACCACGACTTCTTCCTCATATGATTAAG aattcaagccgtttaaatggaaatggatccATAAAAGAGGACGCAAAGACCACTGGTGTCACCCTAAAAAGGCCATCTTCAGCACCACCGATGGcctgtgttcaaaaccagacaattaccaggccttcaattactgatccgtcaagaaaacagaagatcaccACCAGTATTCACAATAAATTGCCTGCTCGTCGGACTGTGTCACAGCCTGACTGTCTTAGCAGTGCTGCGGAGGACGAAGATCTCTACCAGGCTGTTCCTTCATCCACAATTACAAATTCg ATGCCTGGAGCTATGCCTTCAGTCAATCGAGAAATCATCACGGAGTccctcacagccagccagctgaacagcttGTCAGAGGAAACGAGGTAA